A single region of the Eremothecium gossypii ATCC 10895 chromosome V, complete sequence genome encodes:
- the RAD54 gene encoding DNA-dependent ATPase RAD54 (Syntenic homolog of Saccharomyces cerevisiae YGL163C (RAD54)) — protein sequence MAKRKLPDRPPNGSGAGERPSVRPRRLDSGRAYSTLTQPFRVPLNSERTRHGERYGVRATRRAVTTYAEEGGARSEENDVGGKRIDALSAQRLSKDAQRLAGIERTLRRSFSVPIKGYVPRHNIPLALGMKMRVVAPPRPLHDPTEEFAIVLYDPTVDGEIPDETPREEPAQKENDGGNEEQARPTRRTATHPEKLSNGLRNKTLRELLGTVTETPKFPSVPVVIDPRLARILRPHQVEGVRFLYRCVTGLAMKDFLDTQAVLAAGEVQDDGTGKDPGSKDSEPIVVEVLEETPTPTPTPTPTPSPEILDANAAMTRESNRGAYGCIMADEMGLGKTLQCIALMWTLLRQGSQGRPTIEKCIIVCPSSLVNNWANEIVKWLGPDALSPLAIDGRKSSLSNGSVAQSVRQWAIAQGRNVVKPVLIISYETLRRNVENLKGCKVGLMLADEGHRLKNGDSLTFTSLDSINCPRRVILSGTPIQNDLSEYFALLNFSNPGLLGTRAQFRKNFEIPILRGRDADATDKEIAAGEVKLHELSQIVSKFIIRRTNDILSKYLPCKYEHILFVNLSPMQKAIYEHFVRSREVAKLMKGTGSQPLKAIGLLKKLCNHPDLLDLPDEIAGSTNLIPDDYQSAMTHNSRGGRSHVEVQTTHSSKFAILERFLFKIKHESNDKIVLISNYTQTLDLIEKMCRYNHYGVLRLDGTMTINKRQKLVDKFNDPSGEEFIFLLSSKAGGCGINLIGANRLILMDPDWNPAADQQALARVWRDGQKKDCFIYRFITTGSIEEKIYQRQSMKMSLSSCVVDEKEDVERLFSSDNLRQLFQFDSNTICDTHATYHCKRCRDGKQMIKAPAMLYGDATTWNHLNHDALLKTNDHLLRNEHQFNDISYVFQYISH from the coding sequence ATGGCGAAGCGGAAGTTGCCGGACAGGCCTCCGAACGGCAGCGGGGCCGGCGAGCGGCCGAGCgtgcggccgcggcggctggACAGCGGGCGGGCGTACAGTACGCTGACGCAGCCTTTTCGCGTCCCGCTGAACAGCGAGCGGACGCGGCATGGCGAACGATACGGGGTGCGGGCGACGCGGCGGGCGGTGACGACCTACGCTGAGGAGGGCGGGGCGCGCAGCGAGGAGAACGACGTAGGCGGGAAGCGGATCGACGCGCTGTCGGCGCAGCGGCTGTCGAAGGACGCGCAGCGGCTAGCGGGGATCGAGCGGACGCTGCGGCGATCATTCAGCGTGCCGATCAAGGGCTACGTGCCGCGTCACAACATCCCTCTGGCACTAGGCATGAAGATGCGTGTGgtggcgccgccgcgaccGCTGCACGATCCGACGGAAGAGTTTGCCATAGTGCTGTACGATCCAACCGTGGATGGAGAGATACCGGATGAGACGCCGCGCGAGGAGCCCGCCCAGAAGGAAAATGACGGCGGGAATGAAGAGCAGGCGCGGCCGACACGCCGCACAGCCACCCACCCCGAGAAACTGTCGAACGGTCTGAGGAATAAgacgctgcgcgagctTCTGGGGACAGTCACCGAAACGCCTAAGTTTCCGAGTGTTCCAGTGGTGATAGACCCGCGTCTGGCGCGGATTTTACGCCCTCATCAAGTGGAAGGGGTAAGATTCCTGTACCGCTGTGTGACTGGTCTGGCGATGAAGGATTTTTTGGATACACAGGCTGTCTTGGCAGCCGGCGAGGTGCAAGACGATGGCACTGGTAAGGATCCGGGTAGTAAAGATAGTGAGCCAATAGTTGTGGAGGTGCTTGAGGAGACGCCGACGCCGACTCCTACGCCGACGCCGACGCCCTCGCCTGAGATCTTGGATGCCAATGCAGCTATGACTCGAGAATCAAATAGGGGGGCTTATGGGTGTATTATGGCTGATGAAATGGGTCTAGGTAAAACGCTGCAATGTATAGCGTTAATGTGGACGCTACTACGGCAGGGCTCCCAAGGTCGTCCTACAATTGAAAAGTGCATCATTGTCTGCCCTTCGTCCCTGGTTAATAACTGGGCTAATGAGATTGTGAAGTGGTTGGGACCCGATGCCCTTTCGCCACTGGCTATCGATGGACGTAAAAGTTCCCTTTCGAACGGCTCGGTTGCACAGTCCGTCAGGCAGTGGGCGATTGCCCAGGGCCGTAATGTAGTCAAGCCTGTATTGATTATTTCCTATGAGACTCTGCGGCGAAATGTAGAAAATTTAAAAGGCTGCAAGGTTGGACTCATGCTGGCCGATGAGGGTCATAGGTTGAAAAATGGTGACTCTCTGACATTCACGTCACTGGACTCAATCAACTGTCCCCGTAGAGTGATCTTATCTGGAACACCCATTCAGAACGATTTATCTGAATATTTCGCCTTACTAAATTTTAGTAACCCTGGGCTTCTCGGTACGCGGGCACAATTTAGGAAAAATTTCGAAATACCCATTCTACGGGGTCGGGATGCTGATGCTACTGACAAGGAGATCGCTGCTGGTGAGGTGAAGTTACATGAGTTATCCCAGATTGTGTCGAAATTCATTATCCGGAGAACCAATGATATCCTATCGAAGTACTTACCTTGTAAGTACGAACATATTCTATTCGTCAATCTCTCTCCGATGCAAAAGGCAATTTACGAACACTTCGTGAGGTCACGAGAGGTTGCCAAGTTAATGAAAGGTACAGGGTCGCAGCCACTGAAGGCGATAGGTTTGCTGAAAAAGTTATGTAACCACCCTGACCTGCTAGATCTCCCGGATGAGATCGCCGGTTCTACAAATTTAATTCCAGATGACTACCAGAGTGCTATGACACACAACTCGCGCGGAGGACGTTCCCATGTTGAAGTCCAAACGACACATTCATCGAAGTTCGCAATTCTAGAACGTTTTCTGTTTAAGATCAAGCATGAGTCGAATGATAAGATTGTCCTGATTTCTAACTACACGCAGACCTTGGATTTAATCGAAAAAATGTGTCGCTACAACCACTACGGTGTTCTTCGACTTGACGGTACCATGACAATTAACAAACGTCAAAAGCTTGTTGACAAATTCAACGATCCCTCAGGGGAGGAGTTTATCTTTTTGTTAAGCTCCAAGGCCGGTGGCTGTGGTATCAACCTTATTGGTGCCAATCGGTTGATACTTATGGACCCAGACTGGAATCCTGCTGCTGACCAACAGGCGCTAGCGCGTGTCTGGAGAGATGGCCAAAAAAAGGACTGTTTTATTTATAGATTTATTACAACCGGCTCGATAGAAGAGAAGATATATCAGAGACAATCGATGAAAATGAGTCTGAGTTCCTGTGTCGTTGATGAAAAAGAGGATGTTGAGCGACTTTTCAGTTCGGACAACTTGAGGCAATTATTTCAGTTTGATTCGAACACCATATGCGATACCCACGCCACATACCACTGTAAAAGATGCAGGGATGGGAAACAAATGATAAAGGCACCCGCCATGTTATACGGGGATGCCACTACATGGAACCATCTGAACCATGATGCTCTTTTGAAGACCAATGACCACTTATTGAGAAATGAGCACCAGTTTAATGATATAAGTTATGTGTTTCAGTATATATCTCACTGA
- the YRB30 gene encoding Yrb30p (Syntenic homolog of Saccharomyces cerevisiae YGL164C (YRB30)), whose product MDELLSRAGSQAVSFAIKSSVSLASTYAIKQFTKFLTGVPQQDASRLQKLRRQLETRIDIINNAIVLIKLCVVRGNTNLKSTLSLILDLKDELAEFNGDMEMLSSASVAGKLPASKNGKAGVDAVSLMEAKMSELIHRIELVIPLINLSMTTSGVSSSMKLPSNVSPSLLLQASNYVVKSNEQALADNYEKDVQVGPLFSVTVYDIFDKSSKIIWKETMARCDLRIVRISSNIPDRGVEYNYHLELKENFDDDRYHDIKEDKPRKLHWNVEQITRLFFTMSGKLLNLEERDSPVLVLKLVKSLGGESGESNESLHWLAVGEYEPASDLRDSDDDIPSPANADAEAPGQDSDNEDSYDSAQEDGTELEISSSLSLLEYIIKLTSLQNHDQASILDVKDERLSLYLNDENPNSVKRQPVVEDVTAKFSKISMKDELPVNKA is encoded by the coding sequence ATGGATGAGCTGTTATCTAGGGCTGGAAGCCAAGCGGTATCCTTTGCCATTAAGTCTAGCGTTTCACTAGCGTCAACTTACGCCATCAAACAATTTACGAAGTTTCTTACGGGAGTACCCCAGCAGGATGCTTCTAGACTACAAAAGCTGCGTAGACAGCTGGAAACTCGTATTGATATCATCAATAATGCAATTGTGCTCATTAAACTGTGCGTGGTGAGAGGCAATACAAATCTCAAATCTACATTGTCCTTAATACTGGATTTAAAAGACGAATTAGCAGAATTCAATGGGGACATGGAAATGTTGAGTTCGGCCTCGGTCGCAGGTAAACTCCCCGCATCTAAAAATGGGAAAGCTGGCGTGGATGCAGTGAGTTTAATGGAGGCGAAGATGAGTGAACTAATACATCGAATCGAATTGGTCATACCGCTTATTAATCTCTCCATGACAACCTCTGGGGTCAGTTCATCAATGAAGCTACCTAGCAATGTTTCTCCTAGCCTCTTGCTTCAAGCGTCCAATTATGTGGTCAAATCTAATGAACAAGCATTAGCAGACAATTATGAGAAGGATGTGCAGGTAGGGCCTCTCTTCTCCGTCACCGTTTATGATATTTTTGATAAATCATCAAAAATCATCTGGAAGGAGACTATGGCTCGTTGCGATCTGCGAATTGTTCGGATTTCTTCAAATATCCCGGACCGGGGTGTGGAGTACAACTATCACCTGGAATTGAAGGAGAACTTTGATGATGATCGGTATCATGATATCAAAGAAGACAAACCAAGGAAACTACACTGGAACGTAGAGCAAATAACGCGGCTCTTTTTCACCATGTCCGGTAAGTTACTTAACTTGGAAGAACGCGATTCACCAGTGCTGGTATTGAAGTTAGTTAAAAGTTTGGGAGGCGAATCAGGCGAATCAAACGAGAGCCTACATTGGCTTGCAGTGGGTGAATATGAGCCTGCATCGGATCTTCGAGACAGTGATGACGACATACCTAGTCCGGCTAACGCCGATGCAGAGGCCCCCGGGCAAGATTCTGATAACGAGGATTCCTACGACAGCGCACAGGAAGACGGTACTGAACTAGAAATCAGTTCGTCTTTGTCTCTCTTGGAGTACATCATTAAGCTAACCTCACTACAAAATCATGACCAGGCTTCTATATTAGACGTAAAAGACGAAAGGCTATCATTATATTTAAATGACGAAAATCCAAACTCCGTCAAGAGACAGCCGGTTGTCGAAGACGTAACAGCCAAGTTCAGTAAAATTTCCATGAAAGACGAGCTTCCTGTAAACAAAGCATGA
- the CUP2 gene encoding Cup2p (Syntenic homolog of Saccharomyces cerevisiae YPR008W (HAA1) and YGL166W (CUP2)) has translation MVLLNGVKYACERCIRGHRVTTCNHTDQPLMMIKPKGRPSTTCAHCKELKKNRNAHPSGVCTCGREEKRRQLRAAKEEARVRGRRCRCADREACVCHKTRRRRDDGEAGSASEQSSVDGHVMGSPHEPWDAASAASSLPPELSLESATPLGLEPLHAMKPITPLTRTHVGEVSIPLHEYVPAELDNSVQSANPLLNLNDRICLQDGAGREERLSFFADTSKARPNYSELKQRRLARAVDGTYAQSMRSASSTELASPAASASSASLLHTLNSSDSLSSYLTAGGSAYYSTHYQDMLHHSFSHLGSMPLAPSPQSSATATHLTGGDQPPTSQFLDSPDPAYRHPAYRHPASILHPPTGQAGDATAPAQCQVAPAMVQPVRQRSVSIHRNHRYEKFPTSNPSQPKDSPLGPVAVLAAHSFQDLSSVGQSTRQDAFAYSNHSVVANDRQPSLPRNPAPDSTFTAEFNQLLSESSNCLELDSIFSGNSVLWNGETLTSEARATLEGDVPSVSEDARDDSQANSAQNGPEVLSLADTEYADLDSLITNL, from the coding sequence GGTGCATCCGCGGGCACCGCGTCACGACATGCAACCACACGGACCAGCCGCTGATGATGATCAAGCCCAAGGGGCGGCCGTCGACAACATGCGCGCACTGCAAGGAGCTCAAGAAGAACCGCAACGCGCACCCGTCAGGGGTGTGCACATGCGGGCGGGAGGAGAagcggcggcagctgcgggcggcgaaggaggaggcgcgggtgcgcggccggcggTGCCGCTGTGCGGACCGCGAGGCGTGCGTGTGCCACAagacgcggcggcggcgggaCGACGGCGAGGCAGGGTCTGCGTCGGAGCAGTCGTCGGTGGacggtcacgtgatggGAAGCCCACACGAGCCCTGGGACGCCGCGTCAGCGGCGTcgtcgctgccgccggAGCTGTCGCTGGAGAGCGCGACTCCGCTGGGGCTCGAGCCGCTGCATGCGATGAAGCCGATCACGCCGCTAACACGGACCCACGTTGGCGAGGTGTCGATCCCGCTGCACGAGTACGTGCCTGCTGAGCTGGACAATAGCGTGCAGTCCGCAAACCCGCTGTTGAACCTAAACGACCGGATCTGCCTGCAGGATGGAGCGGGCCGCGAAGAGCGTTTGAGCTTCTTCGCCGACACCTCCAAGGCTCGGCCGAACTACAGCGAGCTGAAGCAGCGGCGACTGGCGCGAGCGGTGGACGGGACGTACGCGCAGTCCATGCGCTCTGCGTCGTCGACAGAGCTCGCTAGCCCGGCGGCTTCGGCGTCGTCGGCGTCGCTTTTGCACACACTGAACAGCTCAGACTCGTTGTCGTCGTATTTGACGGCAGGAGGGTCTGCGTACTACAGCACGCACTACCAGGACATGTTACATCATTCCTTTTCTCACCTGGGGAGCATGCCGCTTGCGCCATCGCCGCAGAGCAGTGCTACTGCGACGCATCTGACTGGAGGTGACCAGCCGCCGACAAGCCAATTTCTCGATTCGCCGGACCCGGCGTACCGCCACCCGGCGTACCGCCACCCGGCATCCATTTTGCATCCTCCCACTGGCCAAGCAGGGGACGCTACAGCACCCGCGCAGTGTCAGGTTGCTCCGGCTATGGTACAACCCGTTCGCCAGCGATCTGTCAGCATTCACAGAAACCATCGCTACGAAAAGTTTCCTACAAGTAATCCCAGCCAGCCGAAGGACTCCCCGTTGGGTCCTGTAGCCGTCTTGGCAGCGCACAGTTTCCAGGACTTGTCTTCTGTTGGTCAGAGTACTAGGCAGGATGCGTTTGCTTATTCCAATCACAGTGTTGTGGCTAATGATCGCCAGCCCTCTTTACCGCGAAACCCTGCCCCAGACTCCACGTTCACTGCGGAGTTTAACCAGCTGCTATCTGAATCCAGCAACTGCCTTGAGCTTGATTCTATATTCTCAGGCAACTCAGTTCTCTGGAATGgcgagaccttaacctcTGAAGCAAGAGCTACCCTCGAGGGCGATGTGCCATCTGTCTCGGAAGATGCCCGCGACGACAGCCAGGCAAATTCTGCACAGAATGGCCCTGAAGTATTGAGTCTAGCGGACACTGAGTATGCGGACCTGGATAGTTTGATCACTAATTTGTAG